The Impatiens glandulifera chromosome 8, dImpGla2.1, whole genome shotgun sequence genome includes a window with the following:
- the LOC124911189 gene encoding glyceraldehyde-3-phosphate dehydrogenase A, chloroplastic: protein MASSAISVVNSAASLQANTTSRGFSEFAGLRTSSFPVGRKSQEDLLSLISFQTSSVGVGRVAKKGVVEAKLKVAINGFGRIGRNFLRCWHGRENSPLDVVVINDTGGVKQASHLLKYDSTLGTFGADVKAVGDDAISVDGKIIKVVSSRNPLLLPWGDYEIDLVIEGTGVFVDRDGAGKHIQAGAKKVLITAPGKGDIPTYVVGVNAELYNHSEDIISNASCTTNCLAPFVKVLDQKFGIIKGTMTTTHSYTGDQRLLDASHRDLRRARAAALNIVPTSTGAAKAVSLVLPSLKGKLNGIALRVPTPNVSVVDLVVQVSKKTFAEEVNAAFRESANNELKGILSVCDEPLVSVDFRCSDVSSTVDSSLTMVMGDDLVKVIAWYDNEWGYSQRVVDLADIVANNWK from the exons ATGGCATCTTCTGCCATTTCCGTTGTGAATTCTGCTGCATCTCTCCAG GCTAACACCACCAGCAGAGGATTCTCTGAGTTTGCTGGCCTCCGCACCTCATCGTTCCCTGTTGGCCGGAAATCCCAAGAGGATTTGCTTTCTCTCATCTCCTTCCAGACCTCCTCC GTTGGGGTTGGAAGAGTGGCAAAGAAGGGAGTTGTGGAGGCTAAGTTGAAGGTAGCCATTAATGGATTCGGAAGGATTGGACGCAACTTCTTGAGGTGTTGGCACGGCAGGGAGAACTCGCCGCTCGACGTCGTTGTCATCAACGACACCGGCGGTGTGAAGCAGGCCTCCCACCTTCTCAAGTATGACTCCACACTAGGCACTTTCGGTGCTGATGTCAAGGCTGTCGGAGATGACGCCATATCAGTCGACGGAAAGATCATCAAAGTCGTTTCCAGTCGTAACCCTCTCCTACTACCTTGGGG GGATTATGAAATAGACCTGGTGATCGAAGGGACGGGAGTGTTCGTGGACAGAGATGGAGCCGGAAAACACATCCAAGCCGGCGCTAAAAAGGTCCTCATCACCGCCCCCGGCAAAGGTGACATCCCTACCTACGTCGTTGGAGTCAATGCCGAACTCTACAATCACAGCGAGGATATCATCAGCAACGCCTCCTGCACCACCAACTGCCTCGCCCCTTTCGTCAAAGTCCTCGACCAGAAATTCG GCATTATCAAGGGAACAATGACTACAACTCATTCTTACACCGGAGATCAGAGGTTGCTCGATGCTAGCCACAGGGATCTCAGGCGTGCTAGGGCTGCGGCGCTCAACATCGTCCCTACTTCAACCGGAGCGGCGAAGGCGGTGTCACTGGTGCTTCCGTCGCTGAAAGGAAAGCTCAACGGAATCGCACTGAGGGTTCCGACGCCAAATGTGTCCGTTGTTGACTTGGTTGTGCAGGTTTCGAAGAAGACATTCGCGGAGGAGGTGAACGCTGCTTTCAGAGAGAGCGCCAATAACGAGCTCAAGGGAATCCTGTCGGTGTGCGACGAGCCGTTGGTGTCAGTTGATTTCCGATGCTCTGACGTCTCATCGACGGTTGATTCGTCGTTGACAATGGTGATGGGAGATGATTTGGTGAAGGTTATTGCATGGTATGATAATGAGTGGGGATACTCGCAGAGGGTGGTTGATCTCGCTGACATCGTCGCTAACAACTGGAAGTGA
- the LOC124913297 gene encoding uncharacterized protein LOC124913297: protein MLHNNINIGPGVLLSSSKIIRSRQFLEKKQPTPGSTGGRRKKSTAKTPALVKDKSGSKGKEPIVFTEPRLEMQDEEDSASTSDQTGSQKTDDNPSDKEEGPIKEEQSATSLDNAGAAAIPKHTDAGADDRGEEEVPVDNDQKIAENIVRKILAGIHLQAQKAAQAYNEWFLIRCNKFFKHVLPDLTTGQRFERILEIEEDVIQLTNAEDPNPAMDRHAIVEPRARLQKLTAHIRKLTERYVAGTPKAKLQLLVLDMLEVKKGEFIDEIKQIEAVRRQQGTAHSSRLETDDGQNRGDTPPLADPVINETDEWTETPFTGPLETDQLGDSEPVVTEERVKTLIQEFANSKVRPWKRKIKKVARQTFLLAEKTRDDLVKADARITEIEADYRDDTTLHNEHLKRTEDLEDKTSKMVDDLERFQEKTDQQFTKVDEDLGRSSTEVGSTLDRVVDLEKKNASLEERNDSLEADLKAVTEHVTELINAKINVDKAVEEANAQAAKELQDALDDQNRTVKEAPRSSDANFNERLRISMARDPALAKSIAAQAAEDAERLNTEKQRLEGYVKANKKTNAASSSSVPATRKRKTPSRKVQVTGMLERITETNIETPPNPASQTEDEIEENLEPRSTRQRVSYAVPVSTVGQLQVGGSSSRPAQPDEEQPTDDMLKDFLPSESE, encoded by the coding sequence ATGCTCCACAACAACATTAACATCGGTCCTGGTGTTCTTCTCTCATCGAGCAAGATAATAAGATCCCGACAATTCCTGGAGAAGAAGCAGCCGACCcccggttctacaggtggccgaaggaAGAAATCAACCGCCAAGACACCGGCTCTGGTAAAAGACAAGTCCGGAAGCAAGGGTAAGGAACCGATAGTATTCACGGAACCGCGCTTAGAAATGCAAGATGAGGAAGACTCGGCTTCCACATCTGACCAAACCGGCTCGCAGAAAACCGATGACAATCCATCCGATAAAGAAGAAGGACCGATTAAAGAGGAACAATCGGCTACAAGTCTTGACAATGCCGGTGCGGCCGCAATCCCTAAACACACCGATGCCGGTGCAGACGACCGTGGGGAGGAAGAGGTTCCCGTTGATAACGACCAGAAGATAGCCGAGAACATTGTACGCAAAATCTTGGCAGGAATTCATCTGCAAGCTCAAAAGGCAGCACAAGCATACAATGAGTGGTTCTTGATCCGGTGCAATAAATTCTTCAAACATGTGCTACCGGACCTAACCACCGGACAAAGATTTGAAAGAATTCTGGAGATAGAGGAAGACGTTATCCAGCTCACAAACGCCGAGGATCCCAACCCAGCCatggaccgacacgcaatagtggaaccgcgtgctcggttacAAAAGCTAACCGCACATATACGAAAGCTTACAGAAAGGTATGTTGCGGGAACACCGAAGGCTAAGTTACAACTCCTGGTGTTGGATATGCTCGAGGTCAAGAAAGGAGAATTCATTGACGAGATAAAGCAGATTGAAGCGGTGCGCAGACAGCAAGGTACAGCGCACTCTTCGCGTCTTGAAACCGATGACGGTCAGAATCGAGGTGATACGCCTCCTCTAGCGGATCCGGTCATCAACGAAACCGACGAATGGACAGAGACTCCTTTCACCGGGCCACTTGAAACCGATCAACTTGGGGATTCAGAACCGGTTGTCACTGAAGAAAGAGTAAAGACtcttattcaagagtttgccaACTCAAAGGTTCGACCATGGAAGAGGAAAATCAAGAAAGTCGCGCGCCAAACATTCTTGTTAGCCGAAAAAACGAGGGATGATCTTGTGAAGGCAGATGCCCGGATCACAGAAATTGAAGCCGACTACCGGGACGATACTACTCTGCACAACGAACATCTTAAGCGAACCGAAGACTTGGAAGATAAGACCTCCAAGATGGTGGATGACTTGGAACGGTTTCAAGAGAAAACCGATCAACAGTTCACAAAAGTAGATGAGGACCTAGGGCGGTCAAGCACCGAAGTCGGTTCAACACTTGACAGGGTCGTAGAtcttgaaaagaagaatgcaaGTCTTGAAGAGCGCAACGACAGTCTTGAAGCCGACCttaaggcggtcaccgaacatgTGACTGAGTTGATAAATGCAAAGATTAATGTTGATAAAGCGGTTGAAGAGGCAAATGCTCAAGCGGCTAAAGAACTTCAGGATGCCTTGGATGACCAGAACCGGACAGTGAAGGAAGCACCGCGGTCATCTGATGCGAACTTCAACGAACGATTACGAATATCAATGGCCAGAGATCCGGCACTTGCAAAGAGCATAGCAGCTCAAGCGGCCGAGGATGCAGAACGGTTAAACACAGAAAAACAAAGGCTCGAAGGATATGTCAAGGCAAACAAGAAGACCAATGCggcttcttcctcttcggttccggcaacACGGAAAAGGAAAACACCATCAAGAAAGGTTCAAGTAACCGGAATGCTGGAGAGAATCACCGAGACAAATATCGAAACTCCACCGAACCCGGCTTCCCAAACCGAGGATGAAATCGAAGAGAATCTCGAGCCGCGAtctacaagacagcgagttTCCTATGCGGTTCCAGTCAGCACGGTCGGTCAACTGCAAGTTGGAGGTTCATCTTCAAGACCGGCTCAACCGGATGAAGAACAACCAACCGATGACATGTTGAAAGACTTTCTGCCATCCGAAtcagaatag
- the LOC124911973 gene encoding pentatricopeptide repeat-containing protein At1g77405-like encodes MISTTRPLRQHAVSSIDQVLSIITQNGPFDANLAASIVNNTPSNVVDTVSEVLQSIPKFFFQSTPSISIDQQKTFRRHRKPKQKSNKIPCQVSHRDPNKVELGLKKAFDFFYWVETQLGFIHNEKTCREMACLLARGNKLNSLWNFLEEMSRRESKELVTTATITCLIKVLAEEEGLVDEALSAFARMKQFNCTPDVCVYNTIIYVLCKHAMKTDCRKAIRRRLSDVNYLFRMMIHKGFIPNVVTYNSVIDCCCKTLRIEWAVELFDDMKKRGCHPNWFTYNSLIRYYTRFNEIDKAIEMLREMQKDGGFESAGTMIYTPIIHGLCKVGRLFDARNFLIELVDGGCVPKEDTFMLVSDLLYKVGEPDLLDDEIRQRIKDGIKNKSIKRS; translated from the coding sequence ATGATTTCTACCACCAGGCCTCTCCGTCAGCACGCCGTCTCTTCAATCGATCAAGTTCTATCAATCATAACTCAGAACGGTCCATTCGACGCAAATTTAGCAGCTTCGATTGTCAACAATACTCCTAGCAATGTCGTTGATACAGTTTCCGAGGTTCTTCAATCCATACCTAAATTCTTTTTCCAATCCACTCCATCGATATCGATTGATCAACAGAAAACGTTCCGCCGTCACAGAAAACCTaaacaaaaatccaataaaattcCCTGTCAAGTTTCTCATAGAGATCCCAACAAGGTAGAGCTTGGATTGAAGAAAGCATTTGACTTCTTCTATTGGGTGGAGACACAATTAGGGTTTATACACAACGAGAAGACTTGCAGAGAGATGGCATGCTTGCTCGCTAGAGGAAACAAATTAAACTCTCTTTGGAACTTTCTGGAAGAAATGTCGAGAAGAGAAAGTAAAGAGCTAGTTACAACTGCAACCATCACCTGTTTGATAAAAGTCCTAGCTGAAGAAGAAGGGTTAGTTGATGAAGCATTATCTGCATTCGCAAGAATGAAGCAGTTCAACTGCACACCAGATGTTTGTGTTTATAACACCATCATTTATGTTCTTTGTAAGCATGCTATGAAAACTGATTGCAGGAAGGCCATTAGAAGGAGGTTATCAGATGTGAATTACTTGTTCCGCATGATGATTCACAAGGGTTTCATTCCAAACGTGGTAACCTACAATTCtgtaattgattgttgttgtaaAACACTTCGAATCGAGTGGGCAGTCGAATTGTTTGATGATATGAAGAAAAGAGGATGTCATCCAAACTGGTTTACTTACAATTCTTTGATTAGATATTATACCAGGTTTAATGAGATTGATAAAGCCATTGAAATGTTGAGAGAGATGCAAAAAGATGGTGGTTTTGAATCAGCAGGTACTATGATCTATACTCCAATAATCCATGGTTTGTGTAAAGTAGGAAGGTTGTTTGATGCTAGAAATTTTCTTATCGAATTAGTGGATGGTGGATGTGTCCCTAAAGAAGATACATTTATGTTAGTTAGTGACTTGTTATACAAAGTAGGTGAACCAGATTTATTGGATGATGAAATACGCCAGAGGATTAAAGATGGTATAAAGAACAAATCGATCAAAAGAAGTTGA